One region of Oryzias latipes chromosome 6, ASM223467v1 genomic DNA includes:
- the LOC101173858 gene encoding alpha-1,3-mannosyl-glycoprotein 4-beta-N-acetylglucosaminyltransferase C-like, with protein sequence MRLLWKSVDKMRCLRKRSTLPVLTFLVTSLLFFNVYMDDGYVLETEKRPLGDTLTHPANSERYSHTLRDLSNFSGSINVTYRYLAGVPLPRKKYLTIGLASVKRKRGNYLLETIKSIFDQSSYEELKEIVVVVHLADFDLVWCENQVQEITRKFAHHIIAGRLLVIQAPEEYYPSLDGLKRNYNDPEDRVRFRSKQNVDYAFLLNFCTNLSHFYMMLEDDVRCSRNFLTALKKVIASREGTYWVMLEFSKLGYIGKLYHSRDLPRLAHFLLMFYQEMPCDWLLIHFRGLLAQKDVIRFKPSLFQHMGYYSSYRGAENKLKDDDFEEDSIDIPDNPPASLYTNINVFENYDATKAYSSIVDEYFWGKPPSTGDFFLVIFNRSTKVSRIKIVTGTEDRQNDILHHGALEVGQTSVETKQGRQCTSYITLGEFKAGSIEVNKVDYKIGFDIECIRIVITASQKEWLIIRTISLWTTQPASQ encoded by the exons gaaacagaaaaaagacccCTGGGAGACACACTGACTCATCCAGCAAACTCTGAAAGATACAGTCACACATTGCGGGATCTGTCAAATTTCTCTGGCAGTATAAATGTAACATATCGCTACCTCGCTGGAGTTCCTTTGCCGCGCAAGA aataTCTCACCATTGGTTTGGCGTCTGTcaagagaaaaagaggaaactaCCTGCTGGAGACGATCAAATCCATATTTGATCAGTCAAGTTATGAGGAGTTGAAAGAGATCGTGGTCGTGGTCCACCTGGCAGACTTCGACCTGGTCTGGTGTGAGAACCAGGTCCAGGAAATCACCAGGAAGTTTGCTCACCACATCATAGCTGGACGCCTGTTGGTCATCCAGGCTCCAGAGGAATACTATCCCTCTCTTGATGGGCTGAAAAGAAACTACAACGACCCAGAAGACCGGGTTCGTTTTCGTTCGAAGCAGAATGTGGACTATGCTTTCCTCCTCAACTTCTGCACTAACCTGTCCCACTTCTACATGATGCTGGAGGACGATGTGCGCTGTTCCAGAAACTTCCTGACAGCGCTGAAGAAGGTGATTGCCTCCAGAGAGGGCACCTACTGGGTAATGCTTGAGTTCTCCAAGCTGGGCTACATCGGGAAGCTGTACCACTCCAGAGACCTGCCACGTTTGGCTCATTTCCTCCTCATGTTCTACCAGGAAATGCCTTGTGACTGGCTCCTCATCCATTTCAGGGGTCTGCTGGCCCAGAAGGACGTGATCCGCTTCAAGCCCTCACTGTTCCAGCACATGGGCTACTACTCCTCTTATAGAGGAGCAGAGAACAAGCTGAAGGATGACGATTTTGAGGAAGACTCCATTGACATCCCTGATAACCCCCCTGCCAGCCTTTACACAAACATCAACGTCTTTGAAAACTACGATGCCACCAAGGCTTACAGCAGCATTGTAGATGAGtatttctgggggaaacctccCTCCACTGGTGACTTCTTCCTCGTAATCTTCAACAGATCAACAAAAGTTAGCAGAATCAAAATTGTGACGGGCACAGAGGACAGACAGAATGATATTCTTCACCATGGAGCACTGGAAGTTGGCCAGACGTCAGTGGAGACCAAGCAGGGCAGACAGTGTACATCCTACATCACATTAGGGGAGTTTAAAGCTGGCAGCATTGAGGTCAACAAGGTGGACTACAAAATTGGTTTTGATATCGAGTGCATTCGAATAGTTATTACAGCCAGTCAAAAAGAATGGCTCATTATAAGAACTATCAGTCTATGGACCACACAGCCTGCCAGCCAATGA